A window of the Bufo gargarizans isolate SCDJY-AF-19 chromosome 1, ASM1485885v1, whole genome shotgun sequence genome harbors these coding sequences:
- the LOC122942568 gene encoding E3 SUMO-protein ligase ZBED1-like yields the protein MKDATMLMSEERNPTVSLIAPINAQLLQSMTDTMGDTPMIHEIKNSIRTDLQKRYSSEAEKKILHTASALDPRFKGLPFILTDEERLEIFKGVTEEAASLEITSDESERTQEDHQVPRRKQTLEEEDSSPIEDNHSESPPSPPKKARSLLVSLLGQSFTDTEGTIEPKKTPYAKAEEEMENYCKAPPLPLTEDPLNWWREHEVIFPLLSRLSKQYLCIPGTSVSAERVFSTAGDVVTAKRSALKPDHVDQLVFLQKNLHVPKC from the exons ATGAAGGATGCAACCATGCTGATGTCAGAAGAGCGCAATCCAACAGTTTCTCTCATTGCCCCTATAAATGCACAACTTCTCCAGAGCATGACAGACACGATGGGAGACACACCCATGATCCATGAGATCAAGAATTCTATTAGAACAGATCTCCAGAAGAGGTACAGCAGTGAGGCCGAGAAGAAGATCCTTCATACAGCCTCTGCACTGGATCCTCGCTTTAAGGGACTGCCTTtcatcctcacagatgaagaaagATTGGAGATATTTAAAGGAGTCACTGAGGAAGCTGCATCCTTGGAG ATTACATCAGATGAGAGTGAGAGGACACAAGAGGATCATCAAGtgcctagaagaaaacaaactcTGGAAGAAGAGGACAGTTCACCCATCGAAGACAACCATTCTGAATCTCCACCATCTCCTCCCAAAAAGGCCAGATCGCTGCTCGTGAGTTTGCTGGGACAgtctttcactgacactgaaggtACAATAGAACCCAAAAAGACCCCCTATGCCAAGGCTGAAGAGGAAATGGAAAACTATTGTAAAGCCCCACCTCTGCCTCTCACTGAGGACCCTTTGAACTGGTGGCGTGAGCATGAGGTCATATTTCCCCTCCTTTCTCGGCTGTCAAAGCAATACTTGTGTATCCCAGGTACAAGCGTGTCTGCAGAGCGGGTTTTCTCCACTGCAGGAGATGTGGTAACTGCAAAAAGAAGCGCCCTCAAACCAGACCATGTAGATCAATTGGTGTTCTTACAGAAAAATCTACATGTTCCCAAATGCTGA